The Clostridium sp. DL-VIII DNA window CGGTCTATTCTCAAATAATCCATTATCATTATATTCTAACCTTATCATTTGAGGAGTCAGCACAGTAAACCTATACTTATCTCCTTCTACAACATTTTTATTATTACACGAGGGACTTGTATCAATTTTATATATCTCCTTCATTATATTATTTCCTTTCTCCATCTCTTAACTTCAATGACTTATCTCAAAAATTTTTATCACATGGAAACTATTAATCTATAAAACTCCGAATTATTAGATTCATTTTAAAAATAATTCTTGATATACTCTATTCCTTAACAGATCCCACAACCATTCCTGTAACAAAATACTTTTGTAAGAATGGGTAAATAACTAATAATGGAATAGTTGATATAACAATTTTGGCCGAATTTAGTGTTTTATTAGAAATATCGGCAATACTTTGTAGTTGTGCCGGATTTGTTACTTTTGTAATATCTACTGTTAATTGTTGTATATAAGTTTGTAATGGATAATTTGCTGCTTTATTTATATATAGCAATCCACTAAAAAAATCATTCCAGTGTCCTACAATACTAAATAATGAGATTGTTGCTAATGCTGGAAGTGATATTGGAATATAGATTTTAAATAATATTTGCCATTTACTACATCCTTCTAATTCTGCTGCCTCTTCTAATGATTTTGGAATACTTTTAAAAAAATTCATTAACAAAATTACATTAAATATTGGTACAGCCCCTGGCAAAATTAATGCCCAAATAGTATCTAGTAAATGTAAGTTTTTTACTGTAATAAATATTGGAACAAGACCACCTGAAAACAACATTGCAAATATCATAAAATTCATATAGATATTTCTTGAGTGAAACTCTCGTTTACTTTTAGACAATGGGTATGCCATTAATACCACCAGTATCAAATTTAATGCTGTTCCTAAAACAACTCTTAATACAGAAATACCAAAAGAGCGCCAAAATTGACTTTCTTTCAATAGTGTCTTATACGAGTCCAAAGTAAAACCAACTGGAAGCAATCCTACCAAATTTCCTGCTGCTGCTGATTTATTACTAAAAGAAATAGCGACCATATTTACAAGTGGAAATAAACAAGCTGCTGTAAGTAATAATATAACACTCCATATGCAAACATCAGCAAACCTGCTTCCGAAACTTTTTGACTTTAACATAATTATTCCTCCTTAGAAAATCTGCATATTAGCAAGCTTTTGAGATAATTTGTTTGCTGACAATAATAATATACATCCTACAACTGATTTTAATAGTCCTACTGCTGTTGCAAAACTATATTGCATTCCAACTAAACCTACACGATATACATATGTATCAATAATATCTGCTGTTTGATAAACAATTGGATTATATAAATTAAATACTTGATCAAAACCAGCATTTAAAATATTTCCTAAATTCATTGCTGTCATTAACATAATTATAGGCATTATTCCAGGCAATGTTACATGTATCAGTTGTTTAAATCTATTAGCTCCATCCATAGAAGCTGCTTCATATAACCCAGAATCAATACCAGTTAATGCCGCCAAGTATACAATTGATCCATAACCGAATTCTTTCCACACATCTGTTCCTATTAATATGGGTCTAAACCATGTATTACTTGCTAGAAATAATGTTGGTTGATATCCAAACATTTTAAGGAATGCATTAACCGGACCATCAAAAGAGAAAATATTAGCTACTACTACAGCTAAAACTGCCCATGATAGAAAGTGTGGTAAATATACAATAGTTTGAATTGTTTTTTTAGCCCATTTTTTTCTTATTTCATTTAAAAGTAATGCAAATGTAATTGGTATTATGGTACTTAAAATAATTTTTCCTATGGCAATAATTAATGTATTTCTTAAAATATTCATACTATCTGGTATTTGAAGCATATATTTAAAATTATCAAGTCCAACCCACTTAGAGCCTAGTATTCCTTTTGCCGGTAAATATTCTTGAAAAGCCATTATTATACCAAACATAGGAATAAAGCTAAATATGAGTAAAAATATCATACCGGGTACCATCATAAGATGATAACTTAGTTGTTTTTTCCCTTTTTTCATGAATCCCCCTGCTTTCCTTATTTATAATGTTAAATATTAATTCTTCGATAATAAGGCATATGAAAGAAAATAACAAGTTCAAATAGGCAGGTGGATTGACTTGTTATTTTTTTGATAATGCCTAAGTTGGATGCAAATACTATTTGCACCCAAACTGTCAAATTAGTATTTATTTTTTTATAGCCTCTTCAACTTCTTTTGTAATTTCATCTCCACCCGTACTCTTCCAAGTTGAAATAAAGTCATCGAAAGAGTCTATTGAAGCTTCACCTGTTGCTATTTTTAAGAAAGCTTGATCTTGTAACTTCCTTAAATTCGTCCATTTTAATTTCATAGTCTTTGTCTGACCGAAAAATACTGGATTAACTTCATTTATCTTGGTCTCACTCATTAGTTTTGGAGCAATCATTCTTGAAGTATAACCACTCCATGCATCAGCACTTGGAGAATTTGGATTAGCTAAGTAATCCTTACATTTTTCATAATTTCCTTTATCAGCCCCTAAAGATTCTGGATCTTTTTCTCCTTTAAGTGCTAAATCAATATTTTTATACATATCAATTGTTGCATTATAATCATTAATAAGAATACCCACTGGTCTTACACCTGAATCAACGCCTTGCTTTATATAATCCATAAGTTCTTGCTTTCCATAATCCTCATATACCATCTTGTCATTAATAACACTTGCTATTTTTACTAATAGTTCTGGATGTTCAAATCCTTTTTTAACAACATAAAAGTCACTTGCTGGATTTTGTGTATAAGTTGTATAAGATCCATCTGCATTTGTTGGTATTATATAAGGAACCCATTGTGCATTTGGATTTAACTTCTTAGCATCATTTAATGGATAATCAGCTGACCACCATGGTCCAAAGAATGCTCCAGCTTGTCCGTTAACAATAAGTGAGGTAACATCATCACCTTGTCTTACTGCCATTTGTGGATCAATTAAACCTTTTTTAAACATTTCTGAAACCTTTTCCAATCCCTTTTTCATGTTATTAGTTGTAGACCCATATACTACTTTTCCATCTTCCTTAATCCATTGTCCTGGAAATGCATTATAAATACTTAAAACATTATCTAGTTGGAAGAGTGCGCCATAGATTCCTCCAATATTAGATGATGCTGCAAGACCAATTGTTTTTCCTGCTCCGTTATTGCCTGGATCTTTTGTCACAAACTGTTGTAAAATATTTTCCACATCATCCATTGATTTAGGTGCTTGTAAACCAAGCTTATCCATCCAGTCTTGTCTAACCCAAAGCATTGTAGGCACATTTGCACATTGAGTAGATGGCAGTGCCATAAGTTTTCCATCAAATGTAGCACTTTCTAATGCTCTTCCATTATATGAATCATACATTTGTTTAATTTTATCCGTAGCACAATTTTTGTAAACATCAGTTAAATCCGCTATCATATCACCATCTACTAATTGTTTTAATGTTGTTGCATCGACTTTCATAATATCCGGAATGTCACCAGTTGCAACTGACATAGATACTTTTTGATCATAAGCATCTCCATTAGCTGCTTCAAATGCATCTTGATTTTGAACATTTAATACGTCTTTTAGATATCTTGTATATGCGTTATTTTCATAGCTATCCCCCTGTGGAAATCGTGGACTTCCCGGTGTGTTTTTGCCTATGGTATAGGTTACTAATTTATCATATTTTCCATATGGTGTAGTTGCTGCTTGTGATTTATCTTTTGCTTCTGTTGTCGCTGTATCTGTTCCCTTTCCACATCCTGCAAAAAACACAGCTAATATAACAGTAGCCATTCCAATAGATGTTATCCTTTTCATAGTTTTCATTAGATTTCTTTTTAACATACCCCTAAACCTCCTAATTTTATGAATAAGTAATATATTAACTATAAATAGCTTTTGGTTAACTAATTTATATTGTAATTATAAAATTTATTTAGTTATGCGTATATACCAAAGATTTTAGATTTATACAAATTTCTTATGAATATGAAAACATATACATAAAAATAAGCTGTCCTAAATAGAAATCACATTTCTATTTTAAAACAGCCAATTTACAGTTATTCATTAAATTTATCTTTATCTCTTTCTGCTGGAATGCGCATTATAACAACAGTTTTTTCATTTGGTACACTTATATAATTTAGTTCACAATTTTCTCCATAAGTAAGTTTGATTCTATCATAGACATTTTTTACTCCATATCCTTTTGTTTTAGTAGTAAGAATTTTTTTGCAAATTTCAGGTTCCATTCCAATTCCATTATCTTCTACTTTAAATATAATATCTTTTCCTTCTTGTTTTGCAGACACCATCAGCTTTCCTTTATGGTTTCTTTTTTGATCAATACCATGACATATTGCATTTTCAACTAAAGGCTGAAGTAGTAGATTAATCATATAATACTCTTTAACATTGTTATCAACATCAAAATTTACATCAAAACTATAATTATGCATCATAGCTTGAATCTTAATATAAGCTTCTGTATTGCTTAGTTCATTCTCAACTGTTATTACATTGCTCCCTTTATTTAAGGACGTACGATAAAATGTTGATAATAATTGAGCCATTTGGCTAATTTCATCTTCTCCTGATCTAATTGCTCTCCAATTAATTAACGATAGACTATTGTAAAGAAAATGTGGGTTTATTTGAGCTTGTAATGCTTTCATCTCATATTTTCTTTTAGAGATTTCACTTTTATACACTTCTTGTATAAGAGTCTTTATCTTTACAATAAGTTTATCAAAACTATTAATTAAAATACCAATTTCATCTTCTGAATTGCTTTCTACTGTAACTTCCAAATGATTCATATCCATTTCTTTCATGTTCTTAGTTAATTTTTCAATACGATTTACTATCATATATGAAAGCCAATAACCTACAAATAAAAGTATAAAAAGGCAAATTCCAACCATAGATAGTACAGTATAAATAATATTTTTAGATGATTCAACAATTAAGTGTACAGGTTTATAAAGGTAAACAGTCCATCCTATATTTTTTATATCAGTTTTTATTAAAATATATTTTGTGTTGTTATAAGTTATACTATCTCCATTTGCTTTATTTAATTCAGTACTTGGCAATAAATAATCAATTTTACCATCATAATTTCTATTTTCAAATATGACTTCATTGTTTTTATCTATAACATAGACTCCACAATTAGAATTCGAAATATTATATAAAGATTTAAAAAAACTTTCAAAATTTATTTTCACATAGAGAATATTTTCTATATCATTATAATCTTTATTAATAAATTGAACTGCTGCAAAAACATTTTTTTTATCAGTAACAAACCAACGTGGTTGATATTTACCTGATACCTCTTGATACCAGCTAGTATCTTTAATGGTTTCCATAGGAATTATATAGTCTGAATGCTTTACTATATTGTTACTAGTATAAACAGTTATCTGCTGTATCTCATTATGAAGGGACCTTAACATATCAATATATGGATCTAATATATTATGAAATTTATCATACATTTCATAATAACTCTTATAATTATAATTAATTACATCTAATACCATTGGATTAAATGTGGTGTAATCTACCAAATTATTATACACATTGGCCGAGTTTTCGATTCCTGCAACTGCTTCTGAAAAAGATTCTTTTAAATTCTCTTTTTCTTGATTTAAGAGTAAATATCTAGTTTGTTCATAACAAAATGCGCCTAAAATGGTAATTGGAATAATACTGACTAAAAAATAAGTTAAAATTATTTTATGTCGAAATTTTAAGTTTAAAAAAAATCTTTTTAATTTATTCATTGGCATCATCTCTTTGTCTATGTTTTTCAGGTGTTAATCCATAGAATTCTTTAAAACTTTGACAAAAATAAGATATATTACTATACCCTACAATATTACCAATCGCTTTAATTTTTATATTTGTGTTTTCTAACATATCCTTTGCTTTTTCCATACGATAATTTTTTATAAAACTATTAATTCCTATTCCTGTTTCCTTTTTAAATATACTGCTGAGATAACTAGGAGTCATATATACATATTCCGCCAATATTTCTAAAGACAGATCTTTACCATAATTTTCATAAACATATGATTTTACCAATTCTATCTCATGTCTATCATTAATACCTTCCTTAGAAAATCGTTTTTCCATACTGTTTATAATATTGTTCAATACATCATTAATCTCCTGTATTGTTCTGCAGGAATAAATCTTATCTATTTTTCTATTTAAATCCATTCCACTTACCTTCCGCATTTCTTTATATATATTTTGATATATACTTGAGAGAATAAATTTTACATATATTTGAGAAAAAACATTTTTTGCTGAAAATTTTTTTATTAGAAAGTCAACATGTTTTCTTAAACTATAGAAATCTTTAACTTTTATATCATATTCAATATTCTTAAGCATAGTATTATCAAACTTTTCATCTGTAGATTCTAATGTTTCCTCTAAATCTTTAGAAAAAATATATTTATTTGATATAAAAAAACGTTGTTCCATAATATATTCTACATTAGAAAATTCCTCAGAAATCATACCTGGTGATGTAAGTAAATTACTAATAGCGAAATATGAATCAACTCCATATTGGTCTAATATTTTATTGTGTATTTTCATACAAATATTTTTCAAAATAGCTTCATTTATAGAATCCAACACAAAAAATATACTTTGTTGTGGATTCAAATTTAGATAATCTGTTTTAATTTGCATATTATTTTCAATTTCTTTTATAAATTCTTGATGATTATGAAAAAAATCATTATCAAATTCCATTAAAATCATTCTCTTATACCTATTTATAAAATCTATATGAGTATCCAAAGAAAATCTTTCTCTAAGATCTTCTATAGATGTTCCGCTTATTATCTTTAAGAGAACATGTTCCTTTTCAGTAAAACTTCTTATTTCTCTTTTTTGTTTTTCTTTCTTTTCTCGTTTCACTTCTTTAATAACGTTTTCCATTGTCTTTTTAAATTCTATTTGGTTTATTGGTTTTAAGATATAATCACTTGCTCCAAGACTTATTGCCTTCTTTGCATACTCAAATTCCCCAAAACCACTAAAAATTATTATTTTTAGATTTGGATATATTATCTTAGCATTTTTTGATAATTCAAGTCCATCCATAAATGGCATTTTTACATCAGTAAACAAAATATCAACTGAATTTTCTTTTAAATACTTTAGTGCTTCTTCCCCGTCATTACACTCTTTTATACTAAAATTAAAAGAAAATTTATTAATTAGAAATAGAATTCCATCTCTCTCAATAAATTCATCGTCCACAATTAAAATTTTCAACATAGCTCCACTCCAATATGTCTTTTAAAATTTT harbors:
- a CDS encoding extracellular solute-binding protein — translated: MLKRNLMKTMKRITSIGMATVILAVFFAGCGKGTDTATTEAKDKSQAATTPYGKYDKLVTYTIGKNTPGSPRFPQGDSYENNAYTRYLKDVLNVQNQDAFEAANGDAYDQKVSMSVATGDIPDIMKVDATTLKQLVDGDMIADLTDVYKNCATDKIKQMYDSYNGRALESATFDGKLMALPSTQCANVPTMLWVRQDWMDKLGLQAPKSMDDVENILQQFVTKDPGNNGAGKTIGLAASSNIGGIYGALFQLDNVLSIYNAFPGQWIKEDGKVVYGSTTNNMKKGLEKVSEMFKKGLIDPQMAVRQGDDVTSLIVNGQAGAFFGPWWSADYPLNDAKKLNPNAQWVPYIIPTNADGSYTTYTQNPASDFYVVKKGFEHPELLVKIASVINDKMVYEDYGKQELMDYIKQGVDSGVRPVGILINDYNATIDMYKNIDLALKGEKDPESLGADKGNYEKCKDYLANPNSPSADAWSGYTSRMIAPKLMSETKINEVNPVFFGQTKTMKLKWTNLRKLQDQAFLKIATGEASIDSFDDFISTWKSTGGDEITKEVEEAIKK
- a CDS encoding response regulator, producing MLKILIVDDEFIERDGILFLINKFSFNFSIKECNDGEEALKYLKENSVDILFTDVKMPFMDGLELSKNAKIIYPNLKIIIFSGFGEFEYAKKAISLGASDYILKPINQIEFKKTMENVIKEVKREKKEKQKREIRSFTEKEHVLLKIISGTSIEDLRERFSLDTHIDFINRYKRMILMEFDNDFFHNHQEFIKEIENNMQIKTDYLNLNPQQSIFFVLDSINEAILKNICMKIHNKILDQYGVDSYFAISNLLTSPGMISEEFSNVEYIMEQRFFISNKYIFSKDLEETLESTDEKFDNTMLKNIEYDIKVKDFYSLRKHVDFLIKKFSAKNVFSQIYVKFILSSIYQNIYKEMRKVSGMDLNRKIDKIYSCRTIQEINDVLNNIINSMEKRFSKEGINDRHEIELVKSYVYENYGKDLSLEILAEYVYMTPSYLSSIFKKETGIGINSFIKNYRMEKAKDMLENTNIKIKAIGNIVGYSNISYFCQSFKEFYGLTPEKHRQRDDANE
- a CDS encoding ABC transporter permease subunit — translated: MKKGKKQLSYHLMMVPGMIFLLIFSFIPMFGIIMAFQEYLPAKGILGSKWVGLDNFKYMLQIPDSMNILRNTLIIAIGKIILSTIIPITFALLLNEIRKKWAKKTIQTIVYLPHFLSWAVLAVVVANIFSFDGPVNAFLKMFGYQPTLFLASNTWFRPILIGTDVWKEFGYGSIVYLAALTGIDSGLYEAASMDGANRFKQLIHVTLPGIMPIIMLMTAMNLGNILNAGFDQVFNLYNPIVYQTADIIDTYVYRVGLVGMQYSFATAVGLLKSVVGCILLLSANKLSQKLANMQIF
- a CDS encoding carbohydrate ABC transporter permease, with the protein product MLKSKSFGSRFADVCIWSVILLLTAACLFPLVNMVAISFSNKSAAAGNLVGLLPVGFTLDSYKTLLKESQFWRSFGISVLRVVLGTALNLILVVLMAYPLSKSKREFHSRNIYMNFMIFAMLFSGGLVPIFITVKNLHLLDTIWALILPGAVPIFNVILLMNFFKSIPKSLEEAAELEGCSKWQILFKIYIPISLPALATISLFSIVGHWNDFFSGLLYINKAANYPLQTYIQQLTVDITKVTNPAQLQSIADISNKTLNSAKIVISTIPLLVIYPFLQKYFVTGMVVGSVKE
- a CDS encoding sensor histidine kinase, whose product is MNKLKRFFLNLKFRHKIILTYFLVSIIPITILGAFCYEQTRYLLLNQEKENLKESFSEAVAGIENSANVYNNLVDYTTFNPMVLDVINYNYKSYYEMYDKFHNILDPYIDMLRSLHNEIQQITVYTSNNIVKHSDYIIPMETIKDTSWYQEVSGKYQPRWFVTDKKNVFAAVQFINKDYNDIENILYVKINFESFFKSLYNISNSNCGVYVIDKNNEVIFENRNYDGKIDYLLPSTELNKANGDSITYNNTKYILIKTDIKNIGWTVYLYKPVHLIVESSKNIIYTVLSMVGICLFILLFVGYWLSYMIVNRIEKLTKNMKEMDMNHLEVTVESNSEDEIGILINSFDKLIVKIKTLIQEVYKSEISKRKYEMKALQAQINPHFLYNSLSLINWRAIRSGEDEISQMAQLLSTFYRTSLNKGSNVITVENELSNTEAYIKIQAMMHNYSFDVNFDVDNNVKEYYMINLLLQPLVENAICHGIDQKRNHKGKLMVSAKQEGKDIIFKVEDNGIGMEPEICKKILTTKTKGYGVKNVYDRIKLTYGENCELNYISVPNEKTVVIMRIPAERDKDKFNE